The window GTCTTTAGAAGTACACACCAGCTTCTTAACATTGTATTTCAGGACACGGCGCCTAAAAAGCTTCCTTTGAGCCTTGCAGGAGGTGCTGTTTTGATTTCAGCTGCCCAGAGATTAATGGATTTTACACAGCTCACATCTCCAGCATGCTTGAATGACTAGAGGTAAATTGGCTCAAACTgacactgagcagcagccaAGGAAAGCGCTTCAAAGGGACGCAGCCTTCATCAGGTAAAAATATGCCATTGCACAGTGCatttaatggggaaaaaaatactataaTCCTTAAGTAAAGGACTAAAAACCTGGACAGCTGATGTTACATCAACAGTAAGATCAATTCTTATCAGAAATATTGAATTTCTCACCTGATAAAGAGCAAACTTTGGGATGATCTTCTTACAGTTAAGGAGAACCCTAACTTGTTGAAACATGATTCCAACTGGCCACAGAGCAATAATGGTAAGGATAGCAATGAAGCAGCTAATCCATATTGCAGCTCCTTTGGGAGATaactgaaaagcaaatcaaaCATACCTGTAAACCTTTATAGCACAGATGTTGCTATTTCCAGGCAGAGATGTGAACTGTATGATGCAGACATTAAAATGCCTGTTTCTGTCTCCATGAAAGCTGATGTCAGTAACAGTTGCTGGGGCTTGCATGGAAGAACTGTGTGGTACCACCAGAGTGCTACCAGCTACAGTAAAGAATGACACAGCCCCTCTGTCTGACCTCAGCAGCACCCGAGAGTGTACTCAGCATGCCATCTGAGGCATCATCTATTTATCTACcattaaacaacaaaaatcctgcCGTTATTTTGAATTATCTAGGAGGTGCACAATCATTAGCAGATACTGTTGTCCATCATCTTCCAGCTTACACAGTACCATCCCTCTGCTTTGTGCTACCTGCCATCATTTGCAGAAAAGCAATTAGGCTTTCTGATGACACATCTGTGCATACGTTTGTTTCTTAGAGCCGCACCTTACAACACACAGGGTGAGTGTACCCCAGAGGGCCATGTGTAGTCTTAGAGCTATTCCAGCTGTACAGAGCCCAACCCACTCTGACACCCAGTGTCTTTCCACGAGATGCCAGGAAACATATTCTGAAGTGAGATACTTCAGCCAGAAGTGCTCTCAGGTGCCAGGGTTTAGTTGGATGCTAAGATgataaaaatcaaaccaaaagcGATGTGTTCCGTAGACCATCTCTGATTAAAATATTCACTTACATTGGAAAGGCTGTAATTGCCATTGGTCCAAAGCACTGTTgacagaaacatgaaaacaggTCGAAATAAAGCAAACTGGAAGGTGCCCAGCTTCAGCCAAAAAAGGGATCGCCtgaccaaaacaaaaatatttatatatatatatatatatatcacagaGGGAAAAATCTTATTAGCAACCtttatagcattttttttttgatgttgtcAAACAGCAAAACTTCTCCACTCCTACTGCACACAGCTAAGGTCTAGGGAGGAACAGCTTCAAGATTCAAACTTTTCAGGGATTACCCAAATGCCTAAAGACGTGTCTattcaaaagcagaaattttctTGTTTGGCAACAACGAAGATCAACCAAAGCTgagcaaaatcacagaatcatagaaccaccaaggttggaaaagaccctccAAGATGGCCTCGTCCAACCTCCTGCCTATCACCAAtgctgcccactaaaccatgtcccttagtaccacatttacacgtttcttgaacacctccagggacaaaaTAGGATGTCGCTTCCTGCCCCAGAGCaaactgcagagctggcagaagcAAAACCAGTTCTGAATGATGCCatttgctgctgccttcttGCCTCGCTATTTCAGCTTTCTGGGGAAACTGGGCAGAGTAACCTTCAGATGAATGGCAAAGTACTACAGAGCTTTGATCCCTGCCACAGACCCTGTCCGACTCCCATTGGCTTCGAAGAACAATATGACAAATATTGCGGTCCCTGCAATGccagaagttgtttttcttgcaaatgcaggtctgcttttttcttttttttttttaccgcCAGCCCTCTCCTGACACATCTCTACCTACTGGACAGCCCATTGCTTTGCCTGTCTGTGGAAGCAATATAAAACTGGTCTTTCTCATAGCTtgctcatttaaaacaaaaaaaacaacaacaaaaaacaacccatgcCCTCTAATGGGAAAGGGCTAGAAATCAAAAGCAGAGGCATCAGAAGAGTTTTCCTGTACTACAGATTCCAGAGAAAGAACCTAAAGCCCTCAGCAGAGCAAAAAGCCCCCTTTTGCTGAGGCCAACATCCTCAGCCCTCTCAGTATTCGTGGATAACCTGTCATAGGACTGACCGTCgggaaggcagagcagaggagcctCTCTCCATCCTTCAGCTACCACAAGAAAACACAGAGGGTGACAGActtggaaagagaaatgaatgcaCTGGTGACATTACAGATCTGTAGCACGTTGCTGTCCCATAGATTTCTTCAGCATTGACTATCGACACAAGCCTCAATCAGTGCCCATCAAAATCACTAGAAGTCATTTAGACCCGCATCAGTAGTTGCTGATTTTACATAATTGCATCACATTCCTtcgttgtttttttcttcttggtgcCCCctccatgtaaataaataccgatattccattaaaataaattcatggAAATAAGAGTTAAAATCACAATACCAAATGTggtagctgaaagaaaaaatgattacaataaaaatgaaggtttttttttttcaaaagcattctGTAAGCTGAATTCTTCACATAATTTTCACTGCAGCCTGTGCTCCACCACTGCACCCCATGAGCCCCCCTCCCTCAGCACTGCTTCTTACTTTTCCCAGGATACCTCACAAACCATtatgctgctttctctttgctgtttttgtttaacCAGACCAGAAAGCCCCATAAAATTCCTTCTGACATAGATGTCCAGGCCATAGGTGTCACAGAATCATGTCGATGCTGCACGCTCAGTCCTTGAGCTTTTCCTTTCAATGGGAAGGAATCATGCTCTGAGGAATCTGCTCTATTGGCACAGAGCAGATCGCGCTCTGCGCCAGGAGGAAAACCCTGGAACATATGAGGCTTTCAGGCCGGGAGCAGCATGTGAATGACGGGGTGACTCTGACCAGAGGTGGagccccagcaggcagcacccCAAGAGGGCAGGGTTTGTGTGTCCTGAGAATGTGCAGCTCTCCATCCATACCACACTTCTCAGAGGTGTCTCATTACTAAGCTTAGCAGGTTTCCCCACTGAGAAATAAGTGGCGTCGTACAGCCCTGTGGGATGGCACTGTTTAAGAGACAGCTTGAAACTGGCTTTCTGGAAGGAGGGAGGCCCTTTGCTATAAAGGCAGGCTTGCCAAATTGGCTGGATTCCAGCAACAGATTTCCAGCTGGGAAATCTTAAAGGGCAACTCACCTAGTGATGCGCACACCGGgcaggcacaggcagcagcaacagcagggCCCCGTGCTGATCTTGAAGTGACCATTTTCAAACCGTTTCAGGAACAGCTTTTGACCCCCGCACTCTTTAATCATCATCATCAGGAACTTGTGGATAACTATGGCAAAAAATctaggagaggaagaaagagccAGCTTAAGCTTTCCTGCCCGGCTCTCATACACCTCTGCCAGACCTGTGCAGGTTTCTTAAGCCTTCATTTTTTAAGGTTTGTGCCTCACAATAAGCAGAGAGCCCAGCGCTAGCATTGAAAAATCTGCAGGTCTTTCCCTAAGCGTGCTGGTGGCTTTTCCAGCCCAAGTCATTATAGACGTATTTTTCTACCATTTACCCAGTCCTGACTAGCTCAAACTTTCCAAAGCAATTCCTATTCCTCctcttaaaaacaacaagagCAAAACCCACATGAGTAGGTTTATTTATGTGTTTACCTAACGTCCTACGTGCTGCCCCAGTTGGGGTGCAGTTCCTCTGCGCACAAATCTGATCCAAGCAGTGACTACTGCAGCCCCACCTCTCCTTCTGTCACCAGCAGCACGTTCTCAGCCCTTCCCAGAACAACAGGCAGTGCAGCCACCCTTTCCTCCTGATCCCATACTGAACTGGGGAACTGATTCACTGACATCCAGCCCCACTAAATAAAGGAGATCCTCTTCAGCTGTGGTAACTCCTTGAAGGAGCTCgcagagcagctggagaacTGGGAGTGGTAGGAAAGGGGAGGGAATGGGAACCTGCAGCTTGGACAAGGGAGGAGAGAGACTGAGATGGGCTTAAAGTGCCATAGGACTGGGTCCTCAGAAGTCCTGCAATACCTGCGCAAGCTGTGGCACAGTAAAAGCCCCaccagtttgttttccatccttctTTACTCTGTTCTCTTTGCACATGCAGTATGACAGGGGCCGGGGCCGTGCAGGAGGCTCTACAATGTGCTCCTGCAGCGGTTCCAAAACCACCCCGGCCCTTCTGGAGCACCCAAGGCTCCCCACACCTGGCTCTGCCTATGGGAGATGCCCCATTGCATCCAGAAAGAGGGGACCGTGCTTCATTCCGCTCTGTATGCCAGAGTTGTCACATGCAAAGAGAGGGCTTTTATCGGGACAACTGTGGAGCATTTTTACATTGATATACTCATTGGTGGTTCACTTGCCACCATTAATAATAGACCTATGCAGCTCATCATTAATAAAAGCACAGAGGAGAAGCCACGGGGTCAGAGTCTCATTCCACATGACACTcggagagagaaaggaaagggtaTTACTTCAAAACTACCGTCAATCAAGACGATCAATTACATGCGAGTCACTGTTCTTCACGCTGACACTCCCACAAGGGGGCTGTGGTGCTGGGAACTGCTTCAGCATTTTCCACCTCTCGTAAAGGAGATGCCAAGAGATTTCAACTCAAACCAGAAATTACTGAATTGTTAAATTTACAAAATGACTGTGTTTACCAAGAGTAGAAGATGCTTAGAGGGAAGAAATGCAGGGTTTGGGGCAATATCTAGGAACGGGCAGGATACTCACACTGATGCTGTGAAATCTGTAAACATTGTTGAGCGAGGAATCCACATGCCAATGCATGAGGTTGTAGCAATCACCTACAGAGAAAGGGAGGAGGGTTGTATGGTGGGTAGAGATCAAGCAGGATCACGTGGATTTCCAGGCAAAGGCTATTTTCAACATCCTTTTCCACAACACTTACCGGAGCTGCAGCATTTATCCAAATTAAAATGGATCTTTTGGAGGAGTGGATTTTCCTGTAGATGTAGACCACTTCTTCTATAAACACCAGATTGGCAATTAGCGTCATCAGAGTCAAGATGGCAAAGAGAAATCTACCAGCTAGGTCGAGgcctgcagaaagagaaaaaaagagaaaagaaaacaaacaaaaatctgattTATACTTTTCATACATCCGTGCATTTTGAACATCTGATGTAAGAACAGCATCTTAGTCCTGTTCCTGAAAAGTCACGTGCCAAAGGTGCAGTGAAGATGGAGCCGGGCTCCTTttagtggtgcccagtgccaggaccaGAAGCAGTGTGTGCAAAGTGGAACATgggaggttccctctgaacaccaggcagctcttctgtgctgtgctgttgctggagcactggcacaggctgcccagaggctgtggggtctcctccctGGAGATAtgcaaaagctgcctggatgtgggcctggcaCCCTGCTTGGGTGTTCCTGCTGGGACAGGGGTTgggccagatggacccagagggcCCCGCCATCATCAGCTGCCGTGTGATCGTCTGATTCTTCCTTAGCTACAGCCATGGACCACTCACTCCAGAGGATGATTCAAGTAGTTAAGTTTCTGAATAAGTTTTCCCAGAATCCACAGGCAGCATCCAGGAAGGATACGCCTCAAAGCATCATGCAAAAGTCCCTTCGAGAAGGGGAATTCTAGGACCAGCTTTCTTAGATGAGCATAAACGAGTAACAAAGGTTGTTCTAGGAGCTTTTCCAAGCAGGTTACAAACAGCAGCATATCTACATGGTATTAGTTCTTCGCTTCCCTTACAAGTCCAAAGGCGCATTTGTGCATCACTTCCTTATGCACGCAGAGTCCTCGGAGGCTCAGTGGGAGTTTTGTGGGGTAGGAGAACACCGTGAGGCCAAAGCCTCCCCGCTCACTCGCGTTCCCTCTCCCCTCGCCCAGTCGGCTGCGGGctgccctccctccttccctcctcccctcctctcttcCCCGCAGCCTTCGCCATGGCAACACCCTCGGCCCTCTCAGCGCCGCTCCCTCCGGGCTCCTCGGGGATTCCGTCTCCCGGCGGCCGCACTtactctccagcagctcctgggcgTAGGGCGGTTCGCTCCCGCCGCAGGACGGCAGGAAGGTGCCGTTCGCCTCGCCCTCCATGGCGGCGCGCTGCCCCGCGGCCGTCGGAGGAACGAGGCGAGGGCGGGAGGCCGCCGTCGGCCCCGGGCAGCGCGGGAACAGCGATGCGCGCAGCCCGAGGCGGTTAATGATTAGCGGCCGGGCCGCGCTCCGCGCTGCCTCCTGGCGCCCAGCGGCCGGGCAGCCAGAGCGGCTCGTAGAGAGGGCTGTTTGCGCGGCCACTGCAAAGCGCTTCCTAAAGGCTTCCCGGAGGAGTCCTCCAGCGAGGCTTTCTTGTTGATTTTggctggaaggagaggagaagcgGTGCCTTTTTATGTGCTGGCTGACCGAGAGGAGGGTGGCAGTGCGCGAAGGGGTTCTCCGCTTCCCCACGCTTATTTCAGCTGCTGGTGGGGTCTCTGCAGCATCCAGAGCCTGTGCTGGGCATCACCTTCAGGTTGTTTCCTGGAAAAGGGAATGGGTAATGCGTCCCGATggactggaacaggctacccagagaggctg of the Gallus gallus isolate bGalGal1 chromosome 1, bGalGal1.mat.broiler.GRCg7b, whole genome shotgun sequence genome contains:
- the SLC51AL gene encoding organic solute transporter subunit alpha, whose protein sequence is MEGEANGTFLPSCGGSEPPYAQELLESLDLAGRFLFAILTLMTLIANLVFIEEVVYIYRKIHSSKRSILIWINAAAPVIATTSCIGMWIPRSTMFTDFTASVFFAIVIHKFLMMMIKECGGQKLFLKRFENGHFKISTGPCCCCCLCLPGVRITRRSLFWLKLGTFQFALFRPVFMFLSTVLWTNGNYSLSNLSPKGAAIWISCFIAILTIIALWPVGIMFQQVRVLLNCKKIIPKFALYQFILILNHLQTAIINILAVQRIIPCAPPLSSPARGAYISHQILIMEMFLVTLISRVVYRRRYDELDPPACITEEAGVKKQTPILNVAVREDGL